The DNA region AAAATATGAATTGGACGACAGGACAGCAATTACAGAATGGTGATTATACCATTAAATGCGAACTTGGGCGCGGCAGATTTGGCGTAACTTATCTTGCCAAAGATAATAAAAATGGTGGAGATACAGTCATCAAAACTTTAAACTACGAACAACTAGATATCCAAATTAAAACTCATCAAATAACGCCAGAAGAAAAAATTAAATTAGAAACTAGATTTTTGGATGAAGCTGATAAATTGCGGCGATACAACCATCCCCATATCGTAAAAGTTAAAAAAACCTTTAAAGAAGGCGATCGCAGCTGTATTGTCCTAGAATATATTCCAGGGGATACTTTAAATCGATTAGTCAAACGAGTTTTGCCAGAAAAAGAAGCATTGCGTTATATCCAACAAATTGGTTCCGCACTTAGCGAAGTACACAAACACAAAGACCTGCATCGAGACGTGAAACCAGATAATATTATGATTCGCGCTGGTAAATACGATGCGGTGCTAATTGATTTTGAACTGGTGCGCGGTTTCGAGCATCCTTTGTCGCGACAAGCAACGGAAGTTGGGTTTGCGGCTTTGGAACTTTATACCCCACAAAAAGATAAAGGTGCTTATACGGATGTTTATGCTTTGGCGGCTACTCTGTATGCAGTTTTGACAGGGGAAAAACCGCCAGATGTGGCGTTGACAGGGTGTTGATTTTTGTGCGATCGCATTTATTTATGTTTGAATAAAACTATTATCAATTCTGTATAATTTTAGGAATAGTTTTTGTTTTGATAATACATAAAAACAACAAAATCGCCTTTTAAGCGGTGATGATTCGGCGGTCATACGACCACCCCCAGGCTGTGCCTGTTTATTATTATAATTCGTCGATTACTTACCTGTCAATAATATTTAGCGCGACGATCGCATATTAGCGCGAATTTGTGCCATTGCAGTTACACCATCGACAACTTCACCGCGTTGGGATGCTTCCCACCCAATCATTACTTCTTGTTGCAGTTCTTGTAACCATAAACGATCGTATTCTGCTTCATCTGCTGCCAAAATAGCTTCAATTTCTTCTTTGTTGGCGTTATGCGATCGGCAACCTCGTCTGACGCAACCTAGATTATCTCAACTGCAAGGCTTTCAGCTTCCCCAGCATTACAATTTTTGTAACGGCTAACATAGCCAAGCCAAATGAGGTTAGATTATTTCTAACATACAAACTCATGTTTCTGGTTTCCCCAAGGAAAATATTATATGCAAACTCAATTAAAATCGCATCCGGCCAAGTGCGATCGCTTGACAAAACTTTTGCTAGTGGGGATGCTATCTGCGATCGCGTTACCGAGTTGTAGCGCTGGCTACAACCCCACTAGCGGTGCTTCAATGGAACGAGAAACAACACAAGCACCAATGCAAAATGCAAAAATGGCGGCAGCACCAGCAATGCAACCAGCACCGTCAGGAGATATTGTAGCAGCGAGGGAAGAAAGTTTTGCAGCAGCCGCACCCGCAAGGCGTTCTCTCCCACAATTAATTAAAAGGGCTGAATTAAGTCTTGTTGTCAAATCAATTGACCAGAGTATGCGCGATGTTTCCAATATCGTCAGAAAACAACAAGGCGATATCATCGGTTTCCAAGATAGCAAACCTACCGACCCTAGCAGCCGTGCAACTGCTTCCATGCAAATTCGCGTACCGTCGTCAAAATTGGAAACATCTCTCGATAGTTTAGCAAAATTAGGAAACGTGCAAAGCCGTTCTCTCACCGCAGAAGATGTCTCGGATCAGTTAGTAGATTTTCAAGCGCGATTGAAGAATTTACGGAAATCGGAAGAAGCAGTATTGAAAATTTTAGAACGTTCCGGTTCGATTCGAGATGTGTTACAAGTTACTCAACAACTCAGTAACATCCGAGAGTCGATCGAACGCATTTCCGCACAATTGAAAAATTTGCAAAATCAAGTAGCTTATTCCACGATAACCTTAAATTTAGAAGCAACTGTTCCAGCCGCACCGCCAGCGGGTACTCCCTTGGGTTTGCGAGTACAAGAAAGTTGGGGACAGGCAACTCATTCCCTCAGTGAGTTTAGCATCGGATTACTGAATTTCAGTATATGGCTATTTGCGTTTAGCCCATATATACTTTTAATAGGCGGTGCTGGATATGGTATTTACCGATTTAAGAAATATAAGTCGCATTTTGGCGATCGAAAACCAAATTTACCGCCATCAGCCTAAATCTTAAATGATTCGTGAAAACCAGTTCAGCCTGATTTATTCTGTTTGATTCTGTTTGGAGTATTAGTTTTAGTTGTGCATAACGTCAGCCAACAACTTAGGCTAAAATTTAGACTAAGTTGTTGGGTTTCGTTCCTCAAACCAACCGACAACTAGCCCTTAGTCTCTCTCTTCATTATGGAACTGCTGCACCAACCAGGAGATGCGATCGCCCAACGGTATCAAATTGTGAATACTTTGGGCCAGGGTGGCATTGGGATAACTTACGAAGCGATCGACTTGCACAGCAATCAGCGAGTGGCACTCAAAGAACTGTCATTCCGGCGAGTCAGTCAGTGGAAGGTGCTAGAATTATTTGAACGAGAAGCTAAAATATTATCCCATCTCAATCATCCCAGCATACCTCGGTATTTGGATTATTTTCAAGTCGATACGCCTGAAGATTGCCGATTTTACCTGGTTCAGGAATTGGCAGAAGGGCGATCGCTTTCATCGTTAGTCGAAAGCGGTTGGCGCGGGAAGGAATCGGAAGTACGACGTTTGGCGGTGCAAGTTCTGGAAATTCTCACTTACTTACAAGAATTTGCCCCACCCGTCATCCACCGAGATATCAAACCGCAAAATATCATCCAAAGGGAAGATGGACAAATTTTTCTAGTTGACTTCGGTGCTGTGCAAGACACCTATCGGCAAACGGTGACGGGAGGCAGCACAGTTATCGGTACTTACGGCTACATGGCTCCTGAGCAATTTCGCGGACAAGCCTACCCTTCAACGGATTTGTACGGACTGGGAGCGACATTGTTGTTCTTGCTGACACATCGATCGACTGTCGATCTGCCGCAACATCGCCTCAAAATAGACTTTCGCTCTCAAGTGGAAATCTCAGATGAATTTGCCGACTGGTTAGAAACAATGCTCGAACCGGTACCGGAAGATAGATTTTCCTCTGCAAAAGATGCGTTGGCAAACTTGCGCGGCGAACATACAATTACTGTACAAAAGCGGCGCAAACCTGCGGGCAGTCGCATCGTTTTGCAAAATACAGGCCAGCGACTTGTCGTGGAAATTCCTCCATCTGGGTGGCAATTTCAGAACATTTCCTGGTTGGGTTTTGCGCTGATTTGGAGTGGATTTTTATTTTTCTGGACAGCTGGAGCGATCGCAGTCGGTGCTTATCTATTTTTTCCCTTACTTTCCATTCCTTTTTGGATAGTAGGATTGGGAATGTTGGGCGGAGTTTTATTTAGCGTAGCGGGTCGGACGCGCTTGGAGATCGATCGGGAGAATTTTCGATTGCAGTGGAAGTTATTTGCTTTTAGTCATCAGATTCGGGGACGCACACAAGATATCGATCGAGTAGACTTGTGCAGTAATTTCGAGGTCAACAACAAACCAGTCATGGCCTGTACGATCGTCGAAGGAGTACGTACCCATAGTTTCGGATCTTGGTTAGCCCAATCAGAGAAAGAATGGTTACGTGAAGAACTTACCAATTACCTTGGAAAGAAGCTATCTTAGCTCTGAAATCCAAAATCCAAAATTGATATGATTCAGCGCATCGAACCTGGGCCAGGTCAAGAATCTGTTTGGGACTACCCCCGTCCGCCTCGTTTAGAAGACACTCCGAAACACATCCTGGTTGTGTTTAACGGTATTGTAATTGCAGATACCTATCGAGCAAAGCGTGTGTTAGAAACGAGTCATCCACCCAATTACTACATCCCAACCGATGATATTAAAATGGAATATCTAGTGCGCGAAAACCGCGTTACTTTTTGCGAATGGAAAGGTCAAGCGCATTTCTACAGTGTAATTGTCGGTAACAAGCAAGCGCAAAATGCTGCTTGGTTTTATACGGCTCCCACTCCCGCCTTTATCTCCATCAAAGATTATGTAGCTTTTTATGCCAATTTGATGGAAGCTTGCTATGTTAACGGTGAGAGGGTGCAACCGCAGCCAGGTGATTTCTACGGCGGCTGGATCACCAGCGACATTGTAGGGCCGTTCAAAGGTGGGCCGGGAACTTGGGGCTGGTAGATAAAGCTAAAGGAAACTTTTGGCAACCGAGACGCGATTAAGTATCTGCGTATTACGTAGATACCCATCCTGACTGAGAGCGTCTATAACAGAAGAATGTTTAATTGGTATATAACATAATGGAGGGAGCCATGAACGATCGCTCCAATTTTCTCTACCCTCGCAGTCGCTACTACGGTCAAGTCAAACCAGAAAACATGGTTTTTAACGCTAATTTGCAGGAATTTGCTCAAAGAGTGAACTTCGTTTGCTCCTTAGAAACTGGTGGAAAGCTGCCTCCAGATGAAGCTTACAAACAAATTAAGAAACTCTGGAAACAGCTAAAACGCAGTAAAAAGCAGCTTGGCATTGGCGAAAGTCCGTTTAACCCGGAAGACGGAAACTCAAACGAGAATCCTCCATCTGGTTGAGCAGAGGGGCAGTGAGCCCTATGCCCCTCTGCCCGATTGCCAATTCAATCTCAAATCCAAAATCTAAAATCTCAAATCTAAAATTGCTTGCTCGATGGCCAATTCAATCTAAAATCTAAAATCTCAAATCTAAAATCGGTATTTTTCATGGCCAATCAATCTCCTATTCCAGTTGTGGTAAACGGTGCTGGTGGCAAAATGGGCCGCGAGGTCATTAAAGCTGTGGCTGGCGCACCTGACATGACTCTACTGGGTGCGATCGATCTCAATCCCGAATTATTAAACAAAGATGCTGGGGAGGTGGCTGGATGTGGCCCGCTGGAAGTTCCCATCACGAATCAATTTGAACCGATGTTGGCAATGGCTGCCCAGGAAAAAGTGCTGGGCGTTATGGTAGACTTCACCCATCCCAAAACGGTATATGATTCTGTGAGGTCTGCGATCGCCTACGGTGTCCGTCCCGTTGTCGGCACGACCGGCTTGAGTGTGGAGCAAATTCAAGATTTAGCCGAGTTTGCGGAAAAAGCGAGTACTGGTTGCCTGATTATTCCCAATTTTTCGATCGGCATGGTTTTGCTTCAGCAAGCAGCTATTCAGGCATCCAAATACTTCGACCACGTAGAAATTATCGAACTTCACCACAATCAAAAAGCCGACGCCCCCAGCGGTACGGCTATTCAAACCGCGCAAATGCTAGCAGAAATGGGGAAAAGTTTCAACCCCCCCTCTGTGGCGGAAGAGGAAAAGTTAGCGGGTGCGAGAGGTAGTGTAGCAAATGAAGGCATTCGCATTCACAGCGTCCGCTTACCCGGTCTAATTGCCCATCAAGAGGTGATGTTTGGGGCTCCCGGTCAAATATATACCCTACGCCACGATACGAGCGATCGAGCTTGCTATATGCCAGGAGTTCTGCTATCGATCCGCAAAGTCACGCAGCTGAAATCGTTAGTATATGGTTTAGAGAAGATATTGTAGGAGAATAGGGCATAGGGCATCTTAACAAAAAAAACTAGATTGCCCATCCCCCATTCAATCCAAAATCTAAAATCTAAAATCCAAAATCCATATGCTAGTTCCATTAACCCGCGCAAAATTTGAACAACTGATCCCAATCATTGCTACAGCTGCACAGTACAAATATTGCTGGGGTAAAAGTGCCAACTTCTTATTCCGGCTGTTAATTTCTTTGGTAAGTGTAGCTATACTATTTTTGATTGAGCAAGCGTTCCAAGATTTTGCTTGGCTATTTGTTTTAATAGGAACAGTGAGCGGTTTTTACTGGTTATGGGGGCCTGTTTTTTGGGCGAGTTTGCGTAATTTAGAATCTCGCCGCTATCGTTACAGTGCTTTTTGGCGCGGTCAAGTGCTAGATGTTTATATCAGCGAAGAATTGGTAGGAAAAGCACAGGAAAATGTGAACAAACGCGGCGAGTTAGTGATTGTAGAAAACCGGGAACGCCGACTTAATTTAGAAGTAGGAGATGAGACTGGTTTTTTGACTCAATTACAAG from Aerosakkonema funiforme FACHB-1375 includes:
- a CDS encoding serine/threonine protein kinase produces the protein MNWTTGQQLQNGDYTIKCELGRGRFGVTYLAKDNKNGGDTVIKTLNYEQLDIQIKTHQITPEEKIKLETRFLDEADKLRRYNHPHIVKVKKTFKEGDRSCIVLEYIPGDTLNRLVKRVLPEKEALRYIQQIGSALSEVHKHKDLHRDVKPDNIMIRAGKYDAVLIDFELVRGFEHPLSRQATEVGFAALELYTPQKDKGAYTDVYALAATLYAVLTGEKPPDVALTGC
- a CDS encoding DUF4349 domain-containing protein yields the protein MQTQLKSHPAKCDRLTKLLLVGMLSAIALPSCSAGYNPTSGASMERETTQAPMQNAKMAAAPAMQPAPSGDIVAAREESFAAAAPARRSLPQLIKRAELSLVVKSIDQSMRDVSNIVRKQQGDIIGFQDSKPTDPSSRATASMQIRVPSSKLETSLDSLAKLGNVQSRSLTAEDVSDQLVDFQARLKNLRKSEEAVLKILERSGSIRDVLQVTQQLSNIRESIERISAQLKNLQNQVAYSTITLNLEATVPAAPPAGTPLGLRVQESWGQATHSLSEFSIGLLNFSIWLFAFSPYILLIGGAGYGIYRFKKYKSHFGDRKPNLPPSA
- a CDS encoding serine/threonine protein kinase → MELLHQPGDAIAQRYQIVNTLGQGGIGITYEAIDLHSNQRVALKELSFRRVSQWKVLELFEREAKILSHLNHPSIPRYLDYFQVDTPEDCRFYLVQELAEGRSLSSLVESGWRGKESEVRRLAVQVLEILTYLQEFAPPVIHRDIKPQNIIQREDGQIFLVDFGAVQDTYRQTVTGGSTVIGTYGYMAPEQFRGQAYPSTDLYGLGATLLFLLTHRSTVDLPQHRLKIDFRSQVEISDEFADWLETMLEPVPEDRFSSAKDALANLRGEHTITVQKRRKPAGSRIVLQNTGQRLVVEIPPSGWQFQNISWLGFALIWSGFLFFWTAGAIAVGAYLFFPLLSIPFWIVGLGMLGGVLFSVAGRTRLEIDRENFRLQWKLFAFSHQIRGRTQDIDRVDLCSNFEVNNKPVMACTIVEGVRTHSFGSWLAQSEKEWLREELTNYLGKKLS
- a CDS encoding DUF427 domain-containing protein gives rise to the protein MIQRIEPGPGQESVWDYPRPPRLEDTPKHILVVFNGIVIADTYRAKRVLETSHPPNYYIPTDDIKMEYLVRENRVTFCEWKGQAHFYSVIVGNKQAQNAAWFYTAPTPAFISIKDYVAFYANLMEACYVNGERVQPQPGDFYGGWITSDIVGPFKGGPGTWGW
- a CDS encoding DUF7219 family protein — protein: MNDRSNFLYPRSRYYGQVKPENMVFNANLQEFAQRVNFVCSLETGGKLPPDEAYKQIKKLWKQLKRSKKQLGIGESPFNPEDGNSNENPPSG
- the dapB gene encoding 4-hydroxy-tetrahydrodipicolinate reductase, translating into MANQSPIPVVVNGAGGKMGREVIKAVAGAPDMTLLGAIDLNPELLNKDAGEVAGCGPLEVPITNQFEPMLAMAAQEKVLGVMVDFTHPKTVYDSVRSAIAYGVRPVVGTTGLSVEQIQDLAEFAEKASTGCLIIPNFSIGMVLLQQAAIQASKYFDHVEIIELHHNQKADAPSGTAIQTAQMLAEMGKSFNPPSVAEEEKLAGARGSVANEGIRIHSVRLPGLIAHQEVMFGAPGQIYTLRHDTSDRACYMPGVLLSIRKVTQLKSLVYGLEKIL
- a CDS encoding phosphate ABC transporter permease, whose amino-acid sequence is MLVPLTRAKFEQLIPIIATAAQYKYCWGKSANFLFRLLISLVSVAILFLIEQAFQDFAWLFVLIGTVSGFYWLWGPVFWASLRNLESRRYRYSAFWRGQVLDVYISEELVGKAQENVNKRGELVIVENRERRLNLEVGDETGFLTQLQVPLKRSHQAIVRGEWAEMLVMSERPDMSRIAKVSDIFLPELNLWVSDYPYLRRDLFVDISHQLGNAPEGDRQKKKKKRYERDPGYGANRSRRPPRRDDDW